A genomic window from Rhodothermus sp. includes:
- the dapB gene encoding 4-hydroxy-tetrahydrodipicolinate reductase has translation MKLALVGTGNMGQAIERLARQQGDEIVARFNAAHPLPVEADVSVLNGADVVMDFTLPHVVRTHIDAYCRWRIPAVIGTTGWYDQLDEVQRQVEASGATLLYAPNFSLGIALLKHVLQQLLPLLERLPDYDVYLHEIHHTRKADSPSGTALMLAHLIVEGLSRKKRMETETQHGRIAPEALHITSTRAGHVFGRHTIGICGPFDELTLEHNAYSRDGFAAGALQAARWLIGRRGFFSLDDMLNEWLHANLNPH, from the coding sequence ATGAAGCTGGCCCTGGTTGGAACCGGCAACATGGGGCAGGCCATTGAGCGGCTGGCCCGACAGCAGGGTGACGAAATCGTTGCCCGCTTCAACGCAGCGCATCCGCTACCGGTCGAAGCCGACGTCTCGGTCCTGAACGGGGCCGACGTGGTGATGGACTTCACGTTGCCGCACGTCGTGCGAACGCATATCGACGCCTATTGCCGCTGGCGTATCCCTGCTGTCATCGGCACCACGGGCTGGTACGATCAGCTCGACGAAGTGCAGCGGCAGGTCGAGGCCAGCGGAGCTACACTGCTATACGCTCCGAACTTTTCGCTGGGCATCGCCCTGCTCAAGCACGTGCTTCAACAATTGCTGCCACTGCTGGAGCGTCTGCCTGACTACGACGTGTACCTTCACGAAATCCATCACACACGCAAAGCCGACAGTCCCAGTGGTACCGCCCTGATGCTGGCCCACCTGATTGTAGAGGGGCTCTCACGCAAAAAACGGATGGAAACTGAAACGCAGCACGGTCGCATTGCTCCCGAGGCGCTGCACATAACCTCGACACGGGCCGGCCATGTTTTTGGCCGACACACGATCGGTATCTGTGGCCCCTTTGATGAGCTGACGCTCGAACATAACGCCTATAGCCGCGATGGCTTTGCCGCAGGTGCCCTGCAGGCAGCCCGCTGGCTTATCGGTCGTCGTGGCTTTTTCTCCCTGGATGATATGCTGAACGAATGGCTACATGCGAACCTCAACCCGCACTGA
- a CDS encoding bifunctional aspartate kinase/diaminopimelate decarboxylase, protein MTAPRWVVLKFGGTSVSTRSRWETIARIVRNRLAEGLRPLVVCSALSGISNALDRLLAEAMAGRGEEALEGIRRPHLTLGQAMGLDVEALLHPYFEELERIAMGTALLREVTPRLQARVMAMGELMATTLGAAYLNQVGIPTQWWDARELLVAIDEAHGNEIRRYLSATCDYRPDARLQERLAPTPAEVILTQGFIARNSQGETVLLGRGGSDTSAAYLAAKLQAKRLEIWTDVPGMFTADPRQIPSARLLRHLDYDEAQELATMGANVLHPRCLDPVRAHNIPLHIRCTDHPELDGTIVSADAPNVGPRVKAISCKTGITLISMDTVGMWQQVGFLADVFGVFKRHGLSIDLIATSETNVTVSLDPQTNVLQPTQLDALLEDLSAYCQARVIAPCAVVSLVGRHIRALLDELTPAFEVFAEHHVYLISQAASDLNFSFVVDEDQADRLVRRLHAELFGRLEADTLFGPTWRELFAPVSRTEALRPWWYRRRSELLALARTQAPCYVYDEGTLRSQVEALRRLASVDRIFYALKANDHPDVLRLFHAFGLGFECVSANELEHVRTLFPDLAPERLLFTPNFAPAEEYRRGFDLGAFVTLDNLHPLEAWPELFRDRAVLVRFDPGRGDGHHRYVRTAGTQSKFGIAPTQAERLRELADRLRLRIIGLHAHVGSGILSPETWAETALFLAELATTYFPEVCYLDLGGGLGVPDRTGAPGLDLEAIETHLHRFKTTHPRFELWLEPGRFLVAEAGVLLARVTQVKDKGSVRYVGVETGMNSLIRPALYGAYHEIVNLTRLEAPATQTVDIVGPICETGDVLGHGRRLPDTHEGDVLLIAQAGAYGAVMSSHYNRRPPAREVFLPADGARPTFSPEIKHTASG, encoded by the coding sequence ATGACGGCACCACGCTGGGTTGTGCTGAAATTTGGTGGTACGAGCGTTTCTACGCGTTCGCGCTGGGAGACGATCGCCCGAATTGTACGGAATCGGCTGGCCGAAGGGCTGCGGCCGCTGGTCGTCTGCTCGGCACTTTCAGGTATTTCAAACGCGCTGGACCGGCTGCTTGCTGAAGCGATGGCCGGACGCGGGGAGGAAGCACTGGAAGGGATTCGCCGCCCCCACCTGACGCTGGGCCAGGCCATGGGGCTGGACGTCGAGGCCCTGCTGCATCCCTACTTTGAAGAACTCGAGCGCATCGCGATGGGCACGGCGTTGTTGCGCGAGGTAACGCCGCGCCTGCAGGCCCGCGTGATGGCCATGGGTGAGCTGATGGCTACCACCCTCGGGGCCGCCTACCTGAACCAGGTCGGCATCCCCACACAGTGGTGGGATGCACGTGAGCTGCTGGTGGCCATCGATGAAGCACATGGCAACGAGATTCGGCGGTACCTGTCGGCTACCTGCGATTATCGACCTGACGCGAGGCTGCAGGAGCGATTGGCCCCTACTCCGGCCGAAGTCATCCTGACCCAGGGGTTTATTGCCCGAAACAGTCAGGGTGAAACCGTACTGCTCGGCCGCGGCGGCTCGGATACCTCGGCCGCTTACCTGGCGGCCAAACTACAGGCCAAACGACTGGAGATCTGGACCGATGTGCCGGGCATGTTCACGGCCGATCCCCGGCAGATCCCTTCGGCCCGCCTGCTGCGCCATCTTGACTACGATGAAGCGCAGGAACTGGCCACGATGGGCGCTAACGTGCTGCATCCGCGCTGTCTGGATCCAGTTCGGGCCCATAACATCCCGTTGCATATCAGGTGTACTGATCATCCTGAGCTGGACGGCACCATCGTTTCGGCCGATGCCCCGAATGTTGGACCGCGGGTTAAGGCCATTTCCTGTAAGACAGGCATCACGCTAATTTCAATGGACACGGTGGGGATGTGGCAGCAGGTAGGCTTCCTGGCCGACGTCTTTGGCGTCTTCAAACGGCATGGCCTATCGATTGACCTGATTGCCACCAGTGAGACCAACGTAACGGTCTCCCTCGATCCGCAGACGAACGTGTTGCAACCCACCCAGCTTGATGCCTTGCTCGAAGATCTCAGCGCCTACTGCCAGGCCCGCGTGATTGCCCCCTGTGCTGTAGTCAGCCTGGTCGGTCGTCACATCCGGGCCCTGCTCGACGAGCTGACCCCTGCTTTCGAAGTTTTCGCCGAACACCACGTGTATCTGATCTCGCAGGCAGCCAGCGATCTGAACTTCAGTTTCGTGGTCGATGAAGACCAGGCCGACCGGCTCGTGCGCCGGTTACATGCGGAGTTGTTCGGTCGTCTTGAAGCCGACACGCTTTTCGGTCCCACCTGGCGCGAGTTGTTTGCGCCTGTGTCCAGGACAGAAGCCCTTCGTCCCTGGTGGTATCGCCGAAGGTCTGAGTTGCTGGCACTGGCCAGGACCCAGGCTCCCTGCTACGTGTACGATGAAGGCACGCTGCGCAGCCAGGTAGAAGCTCTACGTCGCCTGGCCTCGGTCGATCGCATCTTCTATGCGCTCAAGGCCAATGACCATCCAGACGTCCTACGCCTGTTCCACGCCTTCGGACTCGGCTTTGAGTGTGTATCGGCGAATGAACTGGAACATGTGCGCACGCTCTTCCCGGACCTTGCCCCCGAGCGTCTGCTTTTTACTCCCAACTTTGCACCGGCCGAGGAATACCGACGGGGCTTCGATCTGGGAGCTTTCGTGACGCTCGACAATCTGCATCCGCTGGAAGCCTGGCCTGAACTGTTTCGGGACCGTGCTGTGCTGGTGCGATTCGATCCGGGTCGGGGCGATGGGCATCATCGCTACGTACGCACGGCCGGCACGCAGTCCAAGTTTGGCATTGCTCCCACGCAGGCTGAACGCCTGCGGGAGCTGGCCGATCGGTTGCGGCTGCGCATCATTGGGCTGCATGCCCATGTGGGCAGTGGCATCCTGAGCCCGGAAACCTGGGCCGAAACGGCCCTCTTCCTGGCCGAGCTGGCTACAACCTACTTCCCTGAGGTGTGCTACCTGGACCTTGGAGGTGGCCTGGGGGTCCCCGACCGCACAGGGGCACCGGGCCTGGATCTGGAAGCGATTGAAACACACCTGCACCGCTTTAAGACCACCCATCCACGGTTTGAGCTCTGGTTGGAGCCCGGACGCTTCCTGGTGGCCGAGGCCGGCGTACTACTGGCCCGCGTCACCCAGGTCAAAGACAAAGGGAGCGTACGGTATGTGGGCGTTGAAACCGGAATGAATTCCCTGATTCGCCCGGCACTCTATGGCGCTTACCACGAAATTGTTAATCTGACCCGGCTGGAAGCCCCGGCTACGCAGACGGTTGACATTGTCGGACCGATCTGTGAGACCGGCGATGTGCTGGGTCATGGCCGTCGGCTACCCGACACGCACGAGGGTGACGTGTTGCTGATCGCTCAGGCAGGCGCCTATGGGGCTGTCATGAGCTCTCACTACAACCGACGGCCGCCGGCCCGTGAAGTCTTTCTGCCGGCCGACGGTGCCCGTCCTACGTTCTCCCCGGAAATCAAACACACAGCATCCGGATGA
- a CDS encoding DUF99 family protein: protein MTRRPHVLGIDDAPFERGRDADVPIVGVMMEGATLVEGVAITRFPIDGEGATDFLANWIQSLRWWPSLQAVVLGGITMAGLAVVDLVALSERLGLPVLAVTRRDTADSELADALRAAGQEDRLAILERTPAAEPMGRGLYVAWAGADAFEARQLVQATLNKSRLPEPLRLAHLIGAALVRGQSRGRV, encoded by the coding sequence ATGACGCGTAGACCCCACGTGCTGGGTATCGACGATGCGCCGTTCGAGCGGGGACGGGACGCTGACGTGCCGATTGTGGGGGTCATGATGGAAGGCGCGACGCTGGTTGAAGGGGTGGCGATTACACGGTTCCCAATTGATGGCGAGGGGGCAACCGACTTCCTGGCCAACTGGATTCAGTCGTTGCGCTGGTGGCCATCGCTACAGGCCGTTGTGCTGGGCGGCATTACGATGGCGGGATTGGCGGTGGTGGATCTGGTGGCATTGTCGGAGCGACTGGGATTGCCCGTGCTGGCCGTTACGCGTCGCGACACGGCCGATAGTGAGCTGGCCGACGCACTTCGCGCAGCTGGGCAGGAAGACCGGCTGGCCATTCTGGAGCGAACGCCAGCGGCTGAACCTATGGGGCGTGGGCTGTATGTAGCCTGGGCGGGAGCCGATGCATTTGAAGCACGCCAGCTCGTACAGGCTACCCTGAACAAGTCGCGTCTGCCCGAGCCGCTTCGTCTTGCTCATCTGATCGGTGCGGCACTTGTCCGCGGCCAGTCCCGGGGACGGGTATAG
- a CDS encoding methyl-accepting chemotaxis protein translates to MKRLIAQLSQKSIRKQIIWFTLLLTVPPMLLFTAVVLWNVQRSTKKQIEKTFRLLAETKDHAIDKFYQHILQDAQALATHPDVIRWFTSKHSTRYTATVYQLLRQLQETKWGQYHHVFLINQDGTVVLSPPHGQASQAHEGHSIQNSPYFKQALQQPILTDFFGFEEKDHYHQLALYPIRSSTGAPLGLIGIEVVIQHLLDWMNQEADHLPAGTRFFLTTLEGREIVHAKKDHIPSYPYIAEKLTENNQFFGIIRTKDHATIIGHYQKAKSGPFVLAFEIPVKAAYAQVYALTWKLLLLNVFGLGILLLLVRHGSLLLSRRIEKIARVAQRLREGDWKARTHEQESENEISHVGLALDTLADTIARTISLLEAEKARQAQRIQEAVAHIEAQKQTLERYVAYMMDQMQQFAKGDLTIRLHIDQQDASAVEEAQSLFLQLFEGFNQAAHQLEMMLAGVQNVMHELLEHTYDILQATETLVTQTTQQSQQSTEVATAVEEMARTAESNAESAGQAAKVAQRSQETAQESEAAIEQTITSIHQLAQTLRQSVESVRQLGQSGQQIGQIVAVIEEIANQTNLLALNAAIEAARAGESGRGFAVVADEVRHLAERTAEATREITDMILRVQHETETAVQTMERGYAELETSLKQAEAMREKFEELMRNAQETMDLVTQIAVASQQQARTSDEMARNVVYITEAIGEISRSTHNIRSRFENLSQRLDQLSQILSRFQYHREERAAEREADIPTAIHS, encoded by the coding sequence ATGAAACGACTGATTGCTCAACTGTCCCAGAAGTCTATACGGAAGCAAATTATATGGTTCACCCTTCTTCTGACCGTACCTCCCATGTTGCTCTTCACAGCGGTTGTTTTATGGAACGTTCAGCGTAGCACCAAGAAACAAATTGAAAAAACGTTCCGGTTATTAGCAGAAACAAAAGACCACGCCATCGACAAATTCTACCAGCATATACTGCAAGATGCCCAGGCACTCGCCACACATCCGGACGTAATTCGATGGTTTACCTCTAAGCATTCAACACGTTATACTGCTACCGTCTATCAGTTGCTACGTCAGCTCCAGGAGACTAAATGGGGACAATACCACCACGTTTTTTTGATCAATCAGGATGGAACCGTTGTGCTAAGCCCCCCACACGGACAAGCTTCACAAGCACATGAAGGTCATTCTATCCAGAACTCCCCTTACTTTAAACAGGCCCTCCAGCAACCTATTCTGACCGACTTTTTTGGGTTTGAGGAAAAAGATCATTATCATCAACTGGCACTCTATCCTATCAGATCGTCCACCGGAGCACCTCTCGGCCTCATCGGTATCGAAGTCGTTATTCAACACCTGCTCGATTGGATGAATCAGGAAGCCGACCATTTACCTGCCGGCACACGCTTTTTCCTCACCACTCTGGAAGGACGTGAAATTGTTCATGCTAAAAAAGACCATATTCCGTCATATCCTTACATCGCAGAAAAGCTTACGGAAAACAACCAGTTCTTTGGTATTATCCGTACAAAAGATCATGCAACCATCATCGGGCATTATCAAAAAGCGAAAAGTGGTCCCTTCGTGTTGGCCTTTGAAATTCCCGTAAAAGCAGCCTATGCTCAGGTTTATGCCCTGACATGGAAATTACTACTCCTGAATGTATTTGGTTTAGGTATCCTGCTTCTTCTGGTCCGGCATGGTAGTCTGCTGCTGAGTCGGCGCATTGAAAAAATTGCCCGTGTTGCCCAGAGGCTTCGAGAAGGAGACTGGAAAGCCCGGACGCATGAGCAGGAGAGCGAAAATGAAATCAGCCATGTGGGCCTTGCGTTAGATACGCTGGCCGACACCATCGCCCGCACCATTTCGCTGCTCGAAGCTGAAAAGGCGCGCCAGGCCCAGCGCATTCAGGAGGCTGTTGCGCATATTGAAGCCCAGAAGCAGACGCTTGAACGCTATGTAGCGTATATGATGGATCAGATGCAGCAATTTGCCAAGGGAGACCTTACCATCCGTCTGCACATCGATCAACAGGATGCTTCAGCGGTTGAAGAAGCTCAATCGTTATTCTTGCAGCTCTTTGAAGGCTTCAATCAGGCCGCTCACCAGTTGGAAATGATGCTGGCCGGTGTGCAAAACGTTATGCATGAGCTACTTGAGCATACGTACGACATTTTGCAGGCTACGGAGACGTTGGTCACTCAGACCACTCAGCAATCTCAACAGTCTACGGAAGTCGCCACGGCTGTTGAGGAAATGGCGCGCACGGCTGAATCCAACGCAGAAAGTGCCGGCCAGGCTGCTAAGGTAGCCCAGCGCAGCCAGGAAACGGCGCAAGAAAGCGAAGCAGCTATTGAGCAGACCATTACGAGTATCCATCAACTGGCCCAGACGCTGCGCCAGTCGGTTGAGAGCGTACGGCAACTGGGACAGTCAGGCCAGCAGATTGGTCAAATTGTTGCGGTCATTGAAGAAATTGCTAACCAGACGAACCTGCTGGCACTCAACGCGGCTATTGAAGCAGCACGTGCCGGCGAGTCGGGTCGAGGCTTTGCAGTGGTAGCCGATGAAGTACGCCACCTGGCCGAACGTACAGCCGAGGCAACCCGAGAGATCACCGACATGATCCTGCGCGTGCAACATGAAACCGAAACAGCAGTCCAGACCATGGAACGTGGTTATGCTGAATTAGAAACCAGCCTGAAACAGGCCGAAGCAATGCGCGAAAAATTTGAAGAGCTGATGCGGAACGCGCAGGAGACCATGGACCTCGTCACCCAGATTGCAGTAGCCAGTCAGCAACAGGCCAGAACCAGCGACGAAATGGCCCGGAACGTCGTCTACATTACCGAAGCCATTGGAGAAATATCACGCAGCACCCATAACATCCGAAGCCGCTTTGAAAACCTGAGTCAACGTCTGGATCAACTGTCGCAAATTCTCTCCCGCTTCCAGTATCACAGAGAAGAACGGGCAGCAGAACGCGAAGCGGACATTCCCACTGCGATCCATTCTTGA
- a CDS encoding NAD-dependent protein deacetylase: MDSNAVTLQQLVALLRGRRLAVLTGAGCSTESGIPDYRGEGTRRRARNPILYRAFVTDAAIRARYWARSTLGWPRFARAQPNPGHYALAHLEQAGLLTGLITQNVDRLHHKAGSRRVLELHGSLATVRCLACGYTIDREAFQQWLLRLNPGWTQYAAKLAPDGDAELPEALTVHFRVPDCPRCGGILKPDVVFFGENVPRKRVEAAREIIATAEALLVAGSSLTVYSGFRFVLEAARQSKPIAIINLGPTRGDTLATLRLTGRTGIILPRLATELLNQARTPIPTLLGA; this comes from the coding sequence ATGGACTCAAATGCCGTCACGCTGCAACAGCTTGTGGCTTTGCTGCGCGGTCGACGGCTGGCGGTACTCACCGGCGCCGGTTGCAGTACAGAATCTGGAATTCCCGACTATCGCGGCGAAGGCACCCGTCGCCGCGCCCGTAATCCCATCCTGTACCGTGCGTTCGTGACGGATGCAGCCATCCGTGCCCGTTACTGGGCCCGCAGCACGCTTGGCTGGCCACGCTTTGCCCGGGCCCAGCCTAACCCAGGCCACTACGCCCTGGCCCACCTCGAACAGGCCGGCCTGCTTACCGGCCTGATTACCCAGAATGTGGATCGCCTGCACCATAAAGCCGGTAGTCGGCGCGTGCTCGAACTGCACGGCAGCCTGGCAACCGTACGGTGCCTGGCATGCGGATATACCATTGATCGCGAAGCGTTCCAGCAGTGGCTGCTGAGGCTGAACCCAGGCTGGACCCAGTACGCTGCCAAACTGGCGCCCGATGGCGATGCTGAACTGCCCGAAGCGCTAACCGTCCACTTCCGCGTACCCGACTGTCCGCGATGCGGAGGTATCCTGAAACCTGACGTGGTGTTTTTCGGCGAAAATGTACCCCGCAAGCGCGTCGAAGCCGCACGCGAGATCATTGCCACAGCCGAGGCACTGCTGGTTGCCGGCTCGTCGCTGACCGTTTACTCGGGCTTTCGATTCGTGCTGGAAGCAGCACGCCAGAGCAAACCGATCGCCATCATCAACCTGGGCCCTACCCGTGGCGACACACTCGCCACACTTCGCCTCACAGGCCGTACGGGTATCATCCTCCCCCGTCTGGCTACCGAACTGCTCAACCAAGCCCGAACGCCCATACCAACGCTCCTCGGAGCCTGA
- the pdxA gene encoding 4-hydroxythreonine-4-phosphate dehydrogenase PdxA produces the protein MSIDVVGRKTVRSRPRIAITLGDPNGVGPEIVLKCLSDSRLMKFFDPIVVGSAKVLRRHAEVLELSLPELRVVHIVPDRIVPEQLLVVDVTDRKAPEVTFGKVTPEGGKLAMASVQRAVELCLDGRADAMVTAPISKEAIALAGYRDPGHTEFIARLTGTRRYTMMMVADELRIGLVTGHIPIWDVPKRVTRQAILETIDIIHNSLIQDFGIDRPKMAVLGLNPHAGDGGVLGREENETIIPALEEARRQGRLVFGPFPADSFFGIGAYRLYDAVVAMYHDQGLIPFKTLAFESGVNYTAGLPIVRTSPDHGTAYNIAGQGKASPGSMRSAIYLAIDIARRRKARQQTTTTVSSAAAS, from the coding sequence ATGTCCATAGATGTCGTAGGCAGAAAAACGGTGCGGTCACGCCCACGGATTGCCATCACGCTGGGCGATCCCAACGGTGTTGGTCCCGAGATCGTGCTCAAATGTCTATCTGATTCTCGGTTGATGAAATTTTTCGATCCGATTGTGGTTGGATCGGCGAAAGTGCTCCGCCGGCATGCCGAGGTGCTGGAGCTTTCGCTGCCCGAGTTGCGCGTGGTTCATATTGTGCCAGATCGGATCGTACCGGAGCAGCTGCTGGTGGTAGACGTAACCGACAGAAAGGCTCCTGAGGTGACGTTTGGCAAGGTTACGCCGGAGGGAGGCAAGCTGGCGATGGCCTCGGTGCAGCGGGCCGTGGAGCTTTGCCTGGACGGTCGAGCCGATGCCATGGTGACGGCGCCTATCTCGAAAGAGGCCATCGCGCTGGCTGGCTATCGCGATCCGGGGCATACTGAATTCATTGCACGGCTGACCGGCACGCGGCGCTACACGATGATGATGGTAGCGGACGAGCTGCGCATCGGGCTGGTAACCGGCCATATTCCGATCTGGGACGTACCGAAACGCGTGACCCGGCAGGCCATTCTGGAGACCATTGACATCATCCACAACAGTTTGATCCAGGATTTCGGCATTGATCGGCCCAAGATGGCTGTGCTCGGATTGAATCCACATGCTGGCGATGGCGGGGTACTGGGCCGTGAAGAAAACGAAACGATTATCCCTGCGCTGGAAGAAGCCCGCAGGCAGGGGCGTCTGGTTTTCGGGCCGTTTCCGGCCGATAGCTTTTTCGGTATTGGTGCCTATCGGCTCTACGATGCAGTGGTGGCCATGTACCACGATCAGGGGCTGATTCCGTTCAAGACCCTGGCCTTCGAAAGCGGAGTCAACTACACGGCCGGGCTGCCCATTGTGCGTACTTCGCCTGATCATGGCACAGCTTATAACATTGCGGGGCAGGGTAAAGCCTCGCCCGGCAGCATGCGGAGTGCCATCTATCTGGCAATCGACATTGCCCGGCGCCGAAAGGCGCGGCAGCAGACAACGACAACCGTTTCTTCGGCAGCGGCGTCATGA
- a CDS encoding class I SAM-dependent methyltransferase, whose protein sequence is MSTGIRVQEIVPYSLLARGYDQVMDYVDYGAWARYVHGLIQRFLPGARSVLELGCGTGSLALALQPLGPYDYRASDRSATMLEVARQKATRAGSPVVFEQADFTNYRVPTPVDVVLLLYDGLNYLLEPAGVRALLRCTWQALRPDGLFIFDQSTPMNSLAHEADFDDAGETEAFRYVRRSHYDPELRLHTTIFELEVNGKVYRERHLERAYTMGEIHALLRAESFRIEAAYDNFSLRPATERSERIHWVVRRPKAAKP, encoded by the coding sequence ATGAGCACGGGGATTCGCGTGCAGGAAATCGTGCCCTACAGTCTGCTGGCCCGTGGTTATGACCAGGTCATGGATTACGTCGATTATGGCGCATGGGCCCGCTATGTGCACGGATTGATCCAGCGCTTTCTACCCGGAGCCCGATCCGTGCTTGAGCTCGGGTGTGGGACTGGCTCACTGGCCCTGGCGTTGCAGCCGCTGGGCCCCTACGACTACCGGGCCAGTGATCGTTCGGCCACAATGCTGGAAGTAGCTCGTCAGAAAGCAACCCGGGCAGGCAGTCCTGTCGTTTTTGAGCAGGCTGACTTTACGAACTATCGTGTGCCAACGCCGGTGGATGTCGTACTGCTGCTCTATGATGGCCTCAACTATTTGCTGGAGCCTGCCGGCGTTCGGGCTCTGTTGCGATGCACGTGGCAGGCGCTTCGGCCTGACGGCCTCTTTATCTTCGATCAGAGCACACCCATGAATTCGCTGGCGCACGAAGCTGACTTCGACGATGCGGGCGAAACGGAGGCGTTCCGGTACGTGCGCCGGAGTCACTACGATCCGGAACTTCGGCTACATACCACAATCTTCGAACTGGAAGTAAACGGAAAGGTGTATCGCGAACGCCATCTGGAACGGGCCTATACAATGGGCGAAATCCACGCATTGTTACGGGCCGAGAGCTTTCGGATCGAAGCAGCCTACGATAACTTTTCGCTGCGTCCAGCGACCGAACGCTCCGAGCGAATTCACTGGGTGGTGCGTCGTCCTAAAGCAGCAAAGCCGTGA
- a CDS encoding ATP-binding cassette domain-containing protein: MIVFRNVSVSYPLPDGQRRPVFENLSFEIQRGEHVYLIGPTGSGKTTLLRLIYMDLLPESGYCQVGDYRSDRIKPAEIPYLRRTLGVVFQDFQLLPDRNVYENVAFALYVTGRRGSEVKARVLQALTLVGLSHKRRRYPHELSGGEQQRVVIARAIVNDPWILLADEPTGNLDPRVADEIMELLLSLHRQGMTLLMATHDYRLVKKYPARTLAILNGQLVEVDPLAL; encoded by the coding sequence GTGATTGTCTTCCGAAACGTCAGCGTGTCGTATCCGTTGCCGGACGGGCAGCGGCGTCCAGTCTTCGAAAATCTTTCCTTCGAAATTCAACGCGGCGAGCACGTTTACCTGATCGGGCCTACCGGCAGCGGCAAAACCACGCTGCTGCGGCTCATCTACATGGATCTGCTGCCAGAGTCGGGCTATTGCCAGGTAGGGGACTACCGTTCCGATCGTATTAAGCCAGCCGAAATCCCCTACCTGCGTCGCACGCTGGGCGTCGTTTTCCAGGACTTTCAGCTACTGCCGGATCGCAACGTGTACGAAAACGTGGCCTTTGCCCTGTACGTGACAGGACGACGAGGTTCTGAAGTAAAAGCGCGGGTGTTGCAGGCGCTGACACTGGTAGGACTGAGCCACAAGCGGCGGCGTTATCCGCATGAGCTCTCCGGGGGAGAGCAGCAGCGGGTGGTCATTGCCCGTGCCATCGTCAATGATCCCTGGATCTTGCTGGCCGATGAGCCTACAGGCAACCTGGATCCGCGCGTGGCTGATGAGATCATGGAACTATTGCTCAGCTTGCATCGCCAGGGTATGACGTTGCTCATGGCCACGCATGATTACCGGCTGGTTAAAAAATATCCGGCACGCACCCTGGCTATTCTGAATGGGCAGCTCGTTGAGGTGGACCCCCTTGCTCTGTAA